From the genome of Triticum aestivum cultivar Chinese Spring chromosome 3B, IWGSC CS RefSeq v2.1, whole genome shotgun sequence, one region includes:
- the LOC123065274 gene encoding uncharacterized protein produces the protein MQPFSRHTSFFASLKQVEDRLAAEEQRPAPRQPVAPPLFSDTMTASPLFLGASTATATDRGGGAGESSGPALDFLTLSKDEVRVQEPQQDSDSDDDGDSGADIARLMALIGLSPPPWFGDDGGDSGGCDCSGGDGFMAKVVGVVGPKCEKEKRRVDGWIQHYYGDGGGGECREPARLAHLLVAKASWSWDGEGPEDRAAIAFPSAVKEFLDRDAPPRLTEEGEHRETE, from the exons ATGCAGCCCTTCTCGCGGCACACCAGCTTCTTCGCGTCCCTCAAGCAG GTGGAAGACCGGTTGGCGGCGGAGGAGCAGCGGCCGGCGCCCCGACAGCCCGTCGCGCCGCCGCTTTTCTCGGACACCATGACCGCATCCCCGCTCTTCCTCGGCGCGTCGACGGCCACGGCCACcgaccgcggcggcggcgccggcgagagcAGTGGCCCGGCGCTGGACTTCCTCACCCTCTCCAAAGATGAGGTGCGCGTGCAGGAGCCCCAACAAGActccgactccgacgacgacggcgaTAGCGGGGCGGACATAGCGCGGCTGATGGCGCTTATCGGCCTGTCGCCGCCGCCATGGTTCGGCGACGACGGAGGCGACAGCGGCGGGTGCGACTGCAGCGGCGGCGACGGGTTCATGGCGAAGGTCGTCGGAGTGGTCGGGCCCAAGTGCGAAAAGGAGAAGAGGAGGGTGGACGGCTGGATCCAGCATTACtacggcgacggcggtggcggtgaGTGCAGGGAGCCCGCGAGGCTGGCGCATCTGTTGGTCGCCAAGGCCTCGTGGTCCTGGGATGGAGAAGGTCCCGAGGATAGAGCAGCCATTGCATTCCCTTCCGCGGTGAAGGAGTTCTTGGACCGTGACGCGCCGCCGCGGTTGACGGAGGAGGGGGAGCATAGGGAGACAGAGTGA